In the genome of Bombyx mori chromosome 13, ASM3026992v2, the window AATAGACCGGAGCAATTCGCTGGTGGAGAGCAGCAGCGGTGCAGGACCACTGAGTCCAGGAGCCGGAGCAGCTGTTAGTGCTCTGGGAGCACTTCAACCTGATCTCTACACTAAGAGGGAGGCGCCTCTCGTGATAGAGCTCGAAGGGCTGGGACCTTCGCTTGGAAGACTACACTTACGCTTGAAATATGACTTCGATAGATCCGATCTGGAAGTTCATCTTATTGAAGGTTTGTTGTTTTTAGTATACAAAAACAATTCCTCACGTAGACaatggtttttttctttctttttattgcttagttgggtggatgtgctcgtagcccacctggtgtaggtgattactggaacccatagacatctatatgAGATATGagtctaaggtctccgtataattacaacggccgccccacccttcaaatcgaaacgcattactgctccatggcagaaataggcagggtggtggtacctacccgtgtggactcacaagaggtcctaccaccagtaaaattatcaaTCACGAAATTACAATAACAATTAGTTAGTTACTGGGTACTCTTTTGTAATTTCGCATCGAGTGATTGGTCGTGCGATCATGGAGATATGTTGGTGCTACGGCAAATTAAAAACACactttcaaaacaaaacaagcATAGTAAAAATTATAGGTACACGTAATATTTATGCGATATATGTAAGTGGGGGTAAACGACCTTACACTGATAGATAGATACACACCTGCTTGCTACTACCTAGACATTTGGTTGGGTTTAAGGATTGAATAGTTGTTATACAAATCAACTCCGACCGACagagctggtggtcgtggcgccacCGACCGCCGGTCTggtgtcccgagggggagggtgatggaagagatgtgctccgcactaaacgcttcactttcccccttttgccttttcatgagttctgtctcatgcgaggtttggacgttggttgttaaGCGACAGgagttttagtcagttcgactctgacacaccccgcccgccatccccagtgaagggcggaggtccggcgatttcctcctgacaaaaaaataaataaataaaacatacaaaacaaCTGAGCATTCGACCTTATGCCTCTCACTATGTACACATGACAAAagtctaataaacaaataatacttAAATGCAATTTCACGTTTTCAGCCCATGACCTGGCAGGATACGAAGCAGGCGGGTTCAATGACCCCTACGTCCGCGTCAGTCTCCTACCTGAAGTAGACACCCGCGTACGACAAACCCCAGTCCACAGGAACGAGGCGAATCCGTTCTTTGACCAGCATTTCAAGTTTCCCGTCTCGCATGATGAGCTCAGCGATAAAACTCTCCTGCTCCAAGTGTTCGATTATGACAGGCAAGTTttgttttctaaataatttgtcTATAGACTTTTGTAGCCCTTAACTTTATCCTTACTCCACTAGAATCAGCAGCTTGACTGTGCACTTGATATCTCTCACGTCCATTACTGACGGTGAGCCCTCACCGTAAGATGAGATGCATGATCGTCAGCCAacaaaggcaaaaaataaaatagaaactaCATGTAGTATctgcaattttttttggaacgaagttccttgtgaGTCCATGCGCAGGGGAAAtagccgggaaaaaacgtccgtaacctaaggtttttattatttatctgtagtcttagtatgatggctatagtgtcaaatatacctatatagtctatagtctacgtgatgacggttattattattattcttataaataactgtttctttgtatattattattatatattttttataaatcattgtgaataaaataaagttcgaagctttgtaaagtagtttttttatcaataaaaaaatcataattaaaatgtatacctactcgaataattattttctatatacctcgaatagaacttaaaattaatattgttataataaaaaacttcgttcctatccggtgtcccacgagaccacacatcttttttttaatactttaagcttTTGTTATTACAGATTCTCCCGTAACGAAGTTATGGGTTCGGCTAAGGTTCCGTTATCGCGGGTGGAAGTAGCCGGTGGGGCTGAGGTGTGGGCGGAACTGTCTCGTGAACGACGTCCCCCTGAGGAGCTACAAGAATTGCTGCTGTCATTATCTTATCTACCCTCCGCCGAGAGGCTTACCGTCGTTGTGTTGAAAGCTAGGAATCTTCTACCGCCACAAGAGGGGAAAGAAGCTTTGGGTTAGTTTAAATTAGAAATGACTATTCTCCGACCAGATATTAGCAATACTAGGCGGCGCTGTACGagaattattactggtggtaggactacttgtgagtccgcgcggttaggtaccaccgccctgcttatttctgccgtgaagcagtaatgcgtttcggtttgaagggcggggcagccgttgtaactatactgagatcttagaacttatatctcaaggtgggtggctcattcacattgtagatgtctatgggctccagtaaccacttaacaccagggggctgtgagatcgtccaccattctaagcaataaaaaaagaaccctcttgtcgtggccgctggataCTACATAACattctgtagaccgaatggtgaacagtcgacgttgctcaaaacacgtcatggatcctcccgatgcattaacggtgctcttaggtacctcaagcaccggtcaccgtcctcgccgaacccgtcgcttgcgacgaagggctcgacaagcgaattaacccatagacacagcccactgagtttctcgccgatcttctcagtgggtcgcgtttaatTGAACGCACCCGACAGCCAGAGGATACCACACGAGAAAATTCTTTGCACTAATAATAAAGTGAAATTTAAACTCAAAAGTTTTCTGTTCTAGATGTATATGTCAAAGTGTATTTACTGGTGAATGGCAAACGagtgaagaagaagaaaactaACAGGAAAGAGATAAATAATCCAGTGTGGAATGAAGCCCTTTCGTTCAGTCTACCCTCAGCTAATCTTCAAGAGGCTTCTATTGAGGTAAAATCAAGATTAACAAAATTGCTAACATCGTTGCACAGTACATGAGTTTCTCAGGTCCAGACTATAAATCATGATAGTATTTTTAACGTTAATTCCTTGATTTCCTCACATGACTATACCGACGATCCATGAACGAAAGAGAACATTGTGCCATTTTAAGTCTGACTAACatgttacattttaaaaatactgtTCGTTTTTAGAAcatattagataaaaataatagatGACTATTTTCAAATTTCGCTTGGAGAAGAGCAAATTTAAGGGATATGGAATACCGTGAATGATTAATACCAGAGCAGAAGAATAGGTGATAAAGTGTAACTCTAAAAGCGCAATGTGGAATAGAGCTTACTTCTCCAGGTACTAGGATTAAAATCCACTCCGAGAGCGGTCAGTGCATCGATAAAAAGGGATTATCTAGAATAATTCCTCAAATAACTCTTTTTAAGTAGGCAATGATCAAAACAGCttgtttttatttagattattcTCCACAATGCTTGGACCAATTAGGACGTGGTTCTCAGTGAGCTTTAGAAGTAAGCATTTGGTGTCATTGATTCGATCTATAATAGTTAAATCGATTGACAAATTATTTCTACTAGTAGTccctagtagtcgaaattcgaccgtatttaatttaaattataaatttgtacactattatgattctattgtcaaagaatatacttctataatcacagatttcgccaagactgcactttattaaatatttatattaatttaaatattatatttatataatttatattaaatatttatattaatttaaatattaatttaataaagacaaacaatatttaatctattctcaatttgatcacagactttatGTAATAAGACATTAAACAAAATAGTACCTATACATACGTGTGTGACTTGTGTGTgtctagcctctcaaggctctcagcttaggtaggaaaaaaaataaaaaagtgtgtgtccAATACATGGtaatatgtgtaatgttttttatttattgatttagtgtatttttatggatagtttataaaaaatagCTTTCTAcgctcctctatattctctataagtgtgtgaaattttatactcctccgtctgcacaattttcgtaaaaaggggtacaaagtttttgcttcacgtattaatttatagatgaGACTACTGTAAGATGACGCAATCCTAAAACAAAAGACCAACGATAATTCATCTCTTTTTAGGTGTGCGTGGTGAGCGGCGGCAGTAGTGGTCTGGTGGTGGGGTGGTGCTGCGTGGGCGCGGCCGAGCCCGCTGCCGAGGGCCGGCACTGGGCACAAATGGCGCACGAGACTCGCAAGGCCGTCGCCATGTGGCACACGCTCAGATAGACTCACAATAAAACATCTCTTACTGCACTTCACTACTCGTTAGTTTACACATGGACACtgtgagctttttttttctagaaagaATATTGCAGGGCACGATGGGCCTCGTCCAATACCACGAAAAATCTTCCCATTGTTCGTACTTCAAAACTTAGACATTTGAGAGAACTGCTTTAAGGGGTTTCTGTGTACAAAGCGCACAAAAAAGATCTACTCTAAAACGGTTTTATAAAGAgcccttttttttaaagctggGGAATctatttacggatacccggtcgagggggtaacggaccgggttgtCGGACTACAGAGCCTCCAGAGAAAGGGGGGGGGGTGAACAGAAGGACCGGttcgggcgcccccgcacccgatACTCGATTATAAAGAGCCCTGCTAgactactactactaactaCTGACTGACTGATTCTACGTTATCAACGTTAGCAaactacatatttctgccgagaagaaAACGTTCCGGTTTAGAGTCTATCCCATACAATTAATGCTAGTTCTCATGTCTCAATACTGCATACACATGACGTCATCTAGTCTTATCAAAACACCCTATCCACTTAAatctttgttaaaattaaaatctaattaCTGTTGCTGTTTACCAACTTTACAAAATGAAACTATACGCAACATCATTGTGCGTGACGCCATTCGTGGCCAAAATAAGCAATGAGCTAGCCGTAATATGATGGTGAAGCTGCATTGCATGAATATTTCGGCAGTGGTGTTTTGATTCTGCTGATGGATGGTAAATTCTTAGAATATCTATCAAAACTTTACTAGGTACCTAAGACATCATTCGTTGTGAATGTTAAGTGTTCGAATTTtcagatttattaatttataaatcacaTAATTGTTATATCGCTTTTTATCAAaacgttattaatttaaatataccaGTTTTTGTAGTGAAGTGCAGCAGTAgagtttacaataataattattattataaaatgtactTCTAATTAATATTAACTCTTCACAAACATTGACTATAACACACCCTGCCTTCCTACACTTCGGATAACATCTGTGGGCACATTAGTCCTAATCAAATAttagataatataaaatttatcgaATTTATCTATcataatgaaatattattaaatttattgaaacacCAAAGAATTCTTatgaattgttatatttttattgtattacatATATTGAAAGACATTTGTTAAATAATCGATTAGATTTGTTATTTCAAGAATCGAACAGAAATGCGTTATTTACAAGTGCCCACAGTTTTCCTacgatataataaataaatttagctaaATACCTATCAGTAGTTGTTGATGATAGTCCCCTCTTGAACGGGGCTTTTTATGAATTATATCGAATTTTAttccaatataaaaaatatacgtaCCTATTTTATCTAATTATATGTATCAGTATGATgagaaatgtatttttcatttgtaTTTTCTTTACAAGTCGTCgtcaataaaatgtttatttgtaaaattgaaatatcgtttcattcaCACGTTTCGaaggactttttttttcctacctatgctgatagccttgagaggctatttcagcttcgccctaacgtttgt includes:
- the LOC101742641 gene encoding synaptotagmin-5 isoform X2; translation: MSGLGPPGVWAAQKRLESWARAARERTSSASSGQSHNSTDSFGDDKSHGSPSEMLISKEQCRVQPLNSDTRAATSLPHARLTRTPSISSQSSLDSATSRATSHRGSSPAIRTFAPDGRTLEAGGVNVPRSPSPLRAASLDVRAAPLAHGSLASLADSPAPPSPRHAPPRCLSPLLMPPRRIDRSNSLVESSSGAGPLSPGAGAAVSALGALQPDLYTKREAPLVIELEGLGPSLGRLHLRLKYDFDRSDLEVHLIEAHDLAGYEAGGFNDPYVRVSLLPEVDTRVRQTPVHRNEANPFFDQHFKFPVSHDELSDKTLLLQVFDYDRFSRNEVMGSAKVPLSRVEVAGGAEVWAELSRERRPPEELQELLLSLSYLPSAERLTVVVLKARNLLPPQEGKEALDVYVKVYLLVNGKRVKKKKTNRKEINNPVWNEALSFSLPSANLQEASIEVCVVSGGSSGLVVGWCCVGAAEPAAEGRHWAQMAHETRKAVAMWHTLR
- the LOC101742641 gene encoding synaptotagmin-5 isoform X1, translated to MDKPWADPLAPGGTPWEYDYEEIHKNFETTTIGRVARPEAMTAPRGVPAWDEYHGNALSAALGAVGGATTVLLIVAVVLMWRKPRRRQLPLLAPMDIGHNEMLISKEQCRVQPLNSDTRAATSLPHARLTRTPSISSQSSLDSATSRATSHRGSSPAIRTFAPDGRTLEAGGVNVPRSPSPLRAASLDVRAAPLAHGSLASLADSPAPPSPRHAPPRCLSPLLMPPRRIDRSNSLVESSSGAGPLSPGAGAAVSALGALQPDLYTKREAPLVIELEGLGPSLGRLHLRLKYDFDRSDLEVHLIEAHDLAGYEAGGFNDPYVRVSLLPEVDTRVRQTPVHRNEANPFFDQHFKFPVSHDELSDKTLLLQVFDYDRFSRNEVMGSAKVPLSRVEVAGGAEVWAELSRERRPPEELQELLLSLSYLPSAERLTVVVLKARNLLPPQEGKEALDVYVKVYLLVNGKRVKKKKTNRKEINNPVWNEALSFSLPSANLQEASIEVCVVSGGSSGLVVGWCCVGAAEPAAEGRHWAQMAHETRKAVAMWHTLR